One Nocardioides oleivorans DNA segment encodes these proteins:
- a CDS encoding MFS transporter, with protein sequence MSDASSRPRASSVVPFGVLLAAVVLVSINLRPGASSPGPVLEEVRDGLGMSAGVAGAMTGLPGLCFGLVGAVAVGFARRVGMTAAVAIGLTAAAAGLLLRVTTDSVPVFLVLTVIALAGMAIGNVIVPAWIKARGHAVVLMTVYGTGLVVGGTIGSLLTAPVTQSTDSWRTGLGMWGVVLLVALPLWIGLALRERRSPVEHAVSGEAPPSGRIVHSRTAVGLTVLFGVQSMHAYVQFGWLPSIFRDAGISASAAGALQALLSAVGIVGALFMPTVIARSKGLHGWIWSYGVTLALGYLGLLVAPATVPWLWALLLGYSGLAFPTAIALITARTRHPSVTAQLSGFVQPVGYALAAIGPFVVGLIHDATGGWSLVIVLLALTSVPLTLAGLRVASPSYVDDEL encoded by the coding sequence GTGTCCGACGCTAGCTCCCGACCCCGCGCTTCGTCCGTCGTCCCCTTCGGGGTGCTCCTCGCAGCCGTCGTCCTCGTCTCGATCAACCTCCGCCCGGGGGCGTCGTCGCCGGGCCCGGTGCTGGAGGAGGTGCGCGACGGACTGGGCATGAGTGCCGGCGTCGCCGGTGCGATGACCGGCCTGCCAGGGCTCTGCTTCGGCCTCGTCGGCGCGGTGGCCGTCGGCTTCGCGCGGCGCGTCGGCATGACCGCGGCCGTGGCGATCGGCCTCACCGCGGCCGCCGCCGGCCTGCTCCTGCGCGTGACGACCGACAGCGTCCCTGTCTTCCTGGTCCTCACGGTCATCGCCCTGGCCGGCATGGCGATCGGCAACGTGATCGTCCCCGCGTGGATCAAGGCGCGCGGGCACGCGGTCGTGCTGATGACCGTCTACGGCACCGGTCTCGTCGTCGGCGGCACGATCGGCTCGCTGCTGACCGCGCCCGTCACCCAGTCGACCGACTCGTGGCGCACCGGCCTGGGGATGTGGGGTGTCGTGCTGCTGGTCGCGCTCCCGCTCTGGATCGGGCTCGCCCTGCGCGAGCGCCGCTCCCCCGTGGAGCACGCCGTCAGCGGTGAGGCTCCGCCCAGCGGCCGGATCGTCCACTCCCGCACCGCCGTCGGCCTGACGGTGCTCTTCGGCGTGCAGTCGATGCACGCCTACGTGCAGTTCGGCTGGCTGCCGTCGATCTTCCGGGATGCCGGGATCTCCGCGTCGGCGGCGGGCGCCCTCCAGGCGCTGCTGTCGGCGGTCGGCATCGTCGGCGCCCTCTTCATGCCGACCGTCATCGCCCGGAGCAAGGGGCTGCACGGCTGGATCTGGTCCTACGGCGTCACGCTGGCGCTCGGCTACCTCGGCCTCCTGGTCGCACCCGCCACCGTGCCGTGGCTCTGGGCGCTGCTGCTCGGCTACTCCGGCCTCGCCTTCCCGACCGCGATCGCCCTGATCACGGCCCGCACCCGGCACCCGTCGGTCACCGCCCAGCTCTCCGGTTTCGTGCAGCCGGTCGGCTACGCGCTCGCCGCGATCGGGCCCTTCGTCGTCGGCCTCATCCACGACGCCACGGGCGGCTGGTCGCTGGTCATCGTGCTGCTGGCGCTGACGTCCGTGCCGCTCACCCTCGCCGGCCTCCGCGTCGCCTCGCCGTCGTACGTCGACGACGAGCTCTGA
- a CDS encoding DUF3054 domain-containing protein, producing the protein MVDLVLVGIFAVIGRLSHYGTLTAGGWWTTAWPFLAGTLVAWAALTATRRPPAAITSGIVVWIGALVGGMLLRQASGQGTATSFVVVATLVLGALLVLPRVVPRVGARVRR; encoded by the coding sequence GTGGTCGATCTGGTGCTCGTCGGGATCTTCGCGGTGATCGGGCGGCTCAGCCACTACGGCACCCTGACCGCCGGCGGCTGGTGGACGACGGCATGGCCGTTCCTCGCCGGGACGCTCGTCGCGTGGGCCGCGCTCACCGCGACGAGGCGCCCGCCGGCGGCGATCACGTCCGGCATCGTGGTCTGGATCGGCGCACTGGTGGGCGGGATGCTGCTGCGCCAGGCGAGCGGCCAGGGCACCGCGACGTCGTTCGTCGTCGTGGCCACCCTCGTCCTCGGGGCGCTGCTCGTGCTGCCCCGGGTCGTGCCTAGAGTCGGTGCACGTGTCCGACGCTAG
- a CDS encoding lysoplasmalogenase: MLVQRAVSYAVLGAVALVHLVAQLVAPEGTVASLTQPLLMPALAAVLVAGTTAPRPPIVRLTLVALVFSWLGDTVPRFLDGDASFGAMIGCFLLAQVAYVVAFRRSLDQPLVTRPALTAPYFLACGVLIALCFEGAGALIVPVVVYGAAITAMAILSTGLGRVGGIGGAVFMLSDALIALHAFAGLDLPAHSFWVMLTYVVGQTMLVVAVRSRAAVAVRKPGLQSTA, translated from the coding sequence ATGCTGGTCCAGCGCGCGGTCTCGTACGCCGTCCTCGGTGCGGTCGCGCTCGTCCACCTGGTCGCACAGCTGGTCGCCCCCGAGGGCACCGTCGCGTCCCTCACCCAGCCGCTGCTGATGCCCGCGCTGGCCGCGGTGCTGGTGGCCGGGACGACCGCGCCGCGACCACCGATCGTGCGGCTCACGCTGGTCGCACTGGTCTTCTCGTGGCTCGGCGACACCGTGCCGCGCTTCCTGGACGGGGACGCCTCGTTCGGCGCCATGATCGGCTGCTTCCTGCTCGCCCAGGTGGCCTACGTGGTCGCGTTCCGCCGCTCGCTCGACCAACCACTGGTGACGCGCCCTGCCCTGACGGCTCCCTACTTCCTGGCGTGCGGCGTGCTGATCGCGCTGTGCTTCGAGGGCGCCGGCGCGCTGATCGTCCCCGTGGTCGTCTACGGCGCCGCCATCACGGCCATGGCGATCCTCTCCACGGGCCTCGGTCGCGTCGGCGGGATCGGCGGCGCCGTCTTCATGCTCTCCGACGCGCTGATCGCGCTGCACGCCTTCGCCGGGCTCGACCTCCCGGCGCACTCGTTCTGGGTGATGCTGACCTACGTCGTGGGGCAGACGATGCTGGTCGTCGCCGTGCGGTCGCGGGCGGCTGTCGCGGTTCGTAAACCGGGGTTACAGTCGACCGCATGA